From Planifilum fimeticola, one genomic window encodes:
- a CDS encoding Gfo/Idh/MocA family protein produces the protein MESLSAKKIPIGLVGAGFMGENHLRNLITLSEVTIVGVFDSDPSKARALAEKYRVPPAQSLHDLLKQAEAVVICVPTTAHYDAASEAVRNGCHVFLEKPFTHTVDEARSLCRLADKYKVHIQVGHVERFNPVIQTLLKSVRYENLLMGEFYRYVPLRKNIDADVLLTLMVHDLDLILRLADQMKTSPVRLAASGRTVYPEEMNRGLIDNAMVQILFDSSFLVNVHAVRTGALHRRKIILTETDRTWVADLLNHRLHLFTRLDRHTKQVDHRTVEIPATSPLLEEIKHFVSSVRTGRPPLVTQHDGLNVMKFIERIRSKMKTGSDAE, from the coding sequence ATGGAGTCCTTGTCCGCAAAAAAAATTCCAATCGGGCTGGTGGGAGCGGGGTTTATGGGAGAAAATCACCTCCGAAATCTGATCACCTTATCCGAAGTGACAATCGTCGGGGTTTTTGATTCCGATCCTTCCAAGGCGAGAGCCCTGGCGGAAAAGTATCGGGTTCCTCCGGCACAAAGCCTGCATGACTTGCTGAAACAAGCCGAAGCCGTCGTCATCTGCGTGCCGACCACCGCCCATTATGACGCGGCATCGGAAGCCGTCCGAAACGGATGCCATGTGTTTCTGGAAAAGCCCTTCACCCATACCGTTGACGAGGCCCGATCCCTGTGCCGGCTCGCCGACAAATACAAAGTTCACATTCAAGTGGGGCATGTGGAGCGGTTCAATCCGGTGATCCAAACCCTTCTGAAATCGGTTCGATACGAAAACCTGCTCATGGGAGAATTTTACCGGTATGTTCCCTTGAGAAAAAACATCGATGCAGACGTGTTGCTCACTTTGATGGTTCACGACCTGGATCTGATCCTCCGCTTGGCCGATCAAATGAAAACTTCTCCCGTCCGCCTCGCCGCATCCGGTCGGACCGTCTACCCCGAGGAGATGAACCGGGGTCTCATCGACAATGCGATGGTTCAAATCCTCTTCGACTCTTCCTTTCTTGTGAATGTTCATGCGGTCCGCACGGGTGCCTTGCACAGGCGAAAGATCATTCTGACGGAGACCGATCGGACTTGGGTTGCCGACCTGTTGAATCATCGGCTGCATCTTTTCACCCGACTCGACCGGCACACCAAACAAGTCGATCACCGGACCGTGGAAATACCGGCAACGTCTCCCCTGCTGGAGGAGATCAAGCACTTCGTCTCCTCCGTGAGAACGGGCCGCCCCCCCCTTGTGACCCAGCACGACGGGCTGAACGTCATGAAATTCATCGAAAGGATTCGATCAAAAATGAAAACGGGGAGTGATGCAGAATGA